cGAATCGCTTTTCAGAAGCAAACGTGCtgtcattaaatttaataagcaCATTTTCAGGCCAAgcttggattttttttgttcaagcCCTAGTCTTCAGACCCCCGCTCTTCACCCGGAACAACAGAACAGCCAGCTAGCGAAGcttttaaaaacgaaatggTCTAGCAAAAAGAGATGggtaaatcaaaaaaataaaagaaataaaaactacaaataacGTTGCTCGACGtttttttgtcgaatttttttCCGCCTGCCTTTTCTTTCCATTGAATTTTCTTTGGTGCCGCAGCGGAGTAAATGAACTCTGGGGGCGCCATCGGCACTGTCTAACGGTTCATCTGGCAGAAGGGGTTCCCTAGACCCCCGATTTCAGGCCCCAGTAGCACACTTTTGCTCATTTGTTTGCCGCTCTTATGAGTGAGTTATGAAACCGTCGTACGAATAACGCATAACGCTTTACACTTCACACTTTGCTGGGCCTACAAGTTGgtgtagaaaaaatatataggaaAGGGCATTAACGTTTATGGTCGGACAAATTAAGAGTTtctggacttcctgggtgatCTTTCATTGGGTCCGACAAATTACTAACCGAATGCAAAGGAAAGCCCGTTAATGAAGCAAGAAATTGAGCAATTATGTAGTGTCGATCCAGCTTAAAGTCGGTCGTGTGGTGATGGAAAGAAAATGCCCTTTTAAATGCGGCACGTTAGTGCTAgagcactcaaaaaaaattaaatttaaaaataaaactcacctTAAAATCGGGACAAGTCTGAAAGGAAAATacaaagaaattattataatttgactataatggaaatattttataatatgatatgatatgggTATAAGagaaatctagaaaaattataaaactgtttcccaaattaagatttattttccatcTTTTTTAGGCGCAATTTTCGCCAGGTGTGCGAACGAGAAAATGGCTTTGACGGAAACGCTCATTACGGAACCCACCGCAAGGATGGTGGTTTTTGTTTGGCAGCAGTGCACCAGATCCCCGAGCGTTTGAGTTTGCGCCTCCATTTCAATGCAGCGCACAAAGGTAAGTCCGCACTGGGCTGAgggtattataaaaataataataataataaaaatatgagagaatatgtacataaaataatatcgCGTTTCAGACGAAAAGTGTGCAGAAGTTTTTCGCATTCAGTGCACACGAACGAGCAGCAACGTGGCCGAATCCCGATGGCAACTCCCACTTCCGTGGGGGAAAACCAGTGAAAAACAGGGAGAAAGGGAGCATGGATGGGTTTTGGGGAGCGATGAGTGCACGGCTGCAACTCCAACTTTAGCTGCAACTGCCAACTCAATTATAAAACGAGGAACAACGCACAAAACACATTAAAACTGCAAGTGGAAAgcgtgtttttcttttcttttttattattttttttttgcagtttcgttcttgtttatttttcattctTTCCACTTTTCGCTTTTCTGCAATTTATTGAGTTCTCTCTTTAGCATTGTTTTGCTCCCACTATGCGGAACGATATAATGGCCAGTTTTCCGAGCAGAGCAATTCCTTCTCATATTTCTGCATGCAATTGGAAATTGTGTGCCGGGGGCAACAAAAATGGGAGTGCATAACTCAGAGCGCCAATAAAGCACTAAAATCCAGTTGGTCACTCACTTAAGTTGAATTTATGAGAAGTGCAGAGAAAGGTGGTGTTTTTGCTGCCCGAAGACAAGTTTTTATCgcatatatttaaaagtagATTGCTGTGTAAATCAGAGACTTAAGCTTCaaaaagtttgaaaattaattataaaacgtTCTTACTTATAAAAGGTGACCAAGGAATAATTCTGCAATAgcttctaaaatttagaaaacaagTTTATGTTATACCAAAAgtaaaaagccacaaaaaaaaaaattttattttgatagcaTAGATCAAATTTAAATCCCTATAAACTGAGATCATAAAACTTTCTTTCTGGCTGTCTCTGATTTTTACAACATTGTGTTACATGCCTACCTACAGAAGCTATTAATATACTTTACGATCAACTTGAAAGACAATTCATCAGCAGGTTGCCCAGTCATTAGATCCAGGAAGTCATCATTTCAGCGATGAGAACGAACCGCAGCAACTCGGTGGCGATGCAACATTCTAGGGCGAtggaaaaaggaaagaaaaagaCCATTTCAATTGATCGACGCCGTCAGCTGTTTGATGGACGCAACATGAGCCAGCAATTTGAGGCACGCAGCCAGGAGAGCAGGTGCTACTGCTACGTTTGGTTTGGGAAACAGAGGccgaacccaaaaaaaaagctagaacTTTTTGAGCGAAGGGAGAGAATGTTGGATGGCCACAGGCAATATTGAGGAGTGGAGCATGCTGGTATTGCCGGAAATGCAATTGTCGCATGCAACCACCACGCCCaccaaaaaaagagaaaagaggAAGGGGGTTGAGGGAAAGTCGACGAGCAGATGAACATCAAAAGACACCCCCATTTTAATGGACACCCCTCCCCGCTCTCCAATCAAATGCCATGGCAACGAACCCGCGGCAAAATCTCTGTATTTGCGTGTGGGCGTCTTAATGAATATTGAAAATCAATTCCACAAAGTGAGCCGAAATCGGTTGAAAGGCCGCCGAAGCAATGTCACTTTATCACTTTGCCAATGAGCACGAGCACGAGCGCGACACTTTTcctacacagaaagaaaatcaAAGGCAGCTCAAAAATGAAACTATATCTTAAAACTCAGCATAAGCAACAATTTTGGATATCTTCTGGATcacaatcaaaatttaaaatatttaaaatttgattttcattttattagtaattataaaatgttataatattttttgtaaatctCTTGGgttgcaaaaaaatttaaaacatcccatttaaaaactaattttaattttttggtgttcaaaaagttattataaattttgtatgtctCGTGGATTTCAATaatgattaatttaaataaattttaaaatatccatAAAATTGATAGTTTCAAAACGTTTAATATCCCAACATCATCTATAACCTACATTCATCTCCACAAAATGTTAAGCGCAaacaacataatttaaatacaatttgattgctgaataaataaacaataaataaaagaagaatTTGAATATCAATAATAACGTTGTGACACTGATGAAACGAAAATTACGAGTCATAATTTAAACCCTATTATGAAAATGACTAATTTAATTATCTGATGAAATGTTTAGCTCTCAATTTCCCTGACGATCTCTTATCTGTTGTTAACTGTGGTGGGCGTTTTTCCCGCGAGTGTAGGAAATGGAAATTTGAGTTTTACTCGGAGGTGCGCTGTGGCACGTGTGAGTTTCCCGGCTCTCGCTGTCATATCGCTTTCCCTGCGGGATCTGGAGGAACGTCTCCGACATGTGGCACTTAAATGGGCAGAGTCGGCTGGATATGGATGCAGAGATATAAGTAGAAGTTGGAATGGCTGGAGGAACCGGCCGAGCGGCAGCTGTCGGTCTTATGTGCGCTCTGCTGGCCAAACATGTTTTATaccctccacctcctcctcccccgcccccttttggcATGTGCTGGATAATTTAGCAAATTTCGAATCCGACTTGGTTCTTGGTTAGCAGAAGAAGAACTCCACATGTTGTTGCAGGTAGCTAAATATTATCACAACAATAATAAGCCAGGGAATTTTTGAGtttcttttatgttttttttgtgaaaacttgcagcatggaaaacttgaaaaaccGGCAGTGCCGAAAGAGCAAGCGCTATGTTCCCCAGCTGGCAACGAGACATTAACGATTCACACATTTGCGGCAACATAATTTCAGTTAGCGATACTCAGATAGCCAGCTAAAGTTGCGGATTTCCAACTGCCagccaaatgcaatttttgcaaaaaggaaaaaaaaatagaaggaAAAACCTCAGAGCTACGGAACAGTCGATGGGGCAGCAGCCACATGTCGTGGTCGAAGTTGCAGGCCAGCACAAGAAACTCTGGGCCAACATTTGTGCGCAATTACGAAAGGCCAAAACCAACGGCAACATTGTGGCGGCCATCATAATTTCCATTCAGCCAGCCATTCGGGCAAAAAGGAAAGAGTGGCACCAGTAGCATTAGCAACGGCCAAGTAATTGCTGGAAATGGAGGGAAATGAAAGGAAAGAGGGACTTTCCTTGGACCCATTCCGCAGGCCAAGAGCAAAAGAGCTTATAATGGCAACTTTCAAGTCGCTTTCAAGAGGATTGCCATGGAGATAGTTTCTTTACAACGGCATACAAAGGGCTACAATTGTAAAGAGATTCTTATAGCCAGACATTCCTTTAGCACACAAACGGAATTGATCTTTTAGTTTCTTTGAGTAGGCTTTACTTACATATGtaattaaagaatttaaaatcatGTTATGCCATTTCTTGAATGATTACTCTTCTAATTCTGGCACAAATGAATACCAAtaccaaaaaacgaaaatatttgTCAACGAGCTAGAAATTTTATTCCATGAACATAATAGagtctttaaaaattcctatACCTATTGCTATAACTACAAACTGACGAAagtccaaacaaaaatatacattcTTGTCTTAAAGGTCGCACCTGTACTTCTTGGTAATATAGAACCGATAAGAAGATTATAGTGATTGAAACATTGTGAtaaacaagaagggaagctaccttcggccagccgaagcttatatacccttgtagattaaagaatgcttactcggtgcagttccagggattccagattcagcgtttctatttatttaaattttgtttttaagtagtcaagaatcaaaacgcctacttcctacaaagttacaatgaattttcttatatttgtttgaatattcctatgggagccttaagatatagtggtccgatccggctcgctccgacatatgtactacctgcaatagaaagaagactttcgggaaagtttcatcgcgatagctttaaaactgagagactagttcgcatagaaacggacggacggacatggctagatggactcggctattggtgctgatcaagaatatatatactttatgtggtcggaaacgtctccttcactgcgttgcaaacatctgactgaaattataataccctctacaagggtataaaaagaggtACCGGTTATGATTTTCAGTATGTGAGTGATTATAATCGtattatatcaataaaatatgCTCCCATTTTATGTTCTAGATTTTTCTAATCCCAGATCACTTTGAAAACAGAGTAGTCGCCGCCTGATTGCTCTCGGCTGCCTGACAAGTCGCATTGAGCGTAGTTCAGCAGCCGTAGAAGTAAACCAGAAAGTGACTCGAAATAATTGAACAAAATTCCAGTGAGTATACCTAGGGATTTATCCGACTCTTAGTGATACCGATACCATTCGATACCAACCACCAGTCCAGTGACATGTCCGAACTGCAAGCATCGCTCCTGCTCAATCGCCAGCTCTCCGAGCTGCAGCGCAATCCCGTCGAGGGCTTCTCCGCCGGCCTGGTCAGCGACTCGGACGTCTTCAAGTGGGAGGTGGTGATCATTGGCCCACCGGACACCCTCTACGAGGGCGGCTGCTTCCGGGCGCACCTCGTTTTTCCCAAGGAGTACCCACTCCGTCCGCCGCGCATGAAGTTCATCACGGAGATTTGGCATCCGAATATCGACAAGGCCGGCGACGTTTGCATCTCGATCCTCCACGAGCCGGGCGACGACAAGTGGGGCTACGAGAAGGCCGAGGAGCGCTGGCTACCCGTGCACACCGTGGAGACGATCCTCCTCTCGGTGATCTCCATGCTCACCGATCCCAATGACGAGTCGGCCGCCAATGTGGATGCGGCCAAGGAGTATCGTGAGAATTATGCGGAATTCAAGCGCAAGGTAACCCGCTGCGTTCGCCGGAGTCAAGAGGAGGTGTAGTAGGTGCAGCCCTCCGGAAAAGTAAGAAAATTGGGCAGTAGTGAATATGATCCCCAAGCAGTCCACATGCTAATCACGTGAATAAAGAGAGCAGCTAGTAGAAATCTCTGCCTCCTTTGAAGTGGGCGAAAGTGCGGACATATCTCCTAATTGGTGCCACCAATTAGGGCGTTGCAATCTCTTTGAGCTTGCGCCAATTCAGTGACACCTGTCGGCATTAATTACACTTAATCGGCTGGGAGCTATGGGTATTACCTCCGGCCGATCTTAAGCCGTTGTGCTTAATAGGCTTAGACCTCTTCTAGTCTTCTAGTTGCACACTGACACAGTTATGGCCATTCTCTGGTCTGCGGTCGCCAGAGGAAAGCTGAGGCAGCTGGCCACTAGCCACTTGGCCGCTTTTTATGGTCTCTTCACATGGGGACACAAATTTACAcatgcactgggagaaatttAGTATTGATTGTCTTTGATATCATAATCCATATATCAtgataatccatatttattTCATGACTATTTTAAAAGTCCTAATAAGGTTTTTTATGATTACTCGCATTTACTATAAATCCTCTTTttcgtattttaattttgaaatcttcaaataaattatatacttaccttaaagaaaaaaaggttctatttattatatgttaataaagcaattaaatttaattgcaattttaatgCCATTCTCCAAAAATttctctaaaaaaataaaaaatcaaaaccaaaacctTTAAAAGTGGTATTTGTGAGGTGAACTCTATTGAACTAAGCGAttttaaagacatttttcCTAAACACCAAAGATTCTGCGACTCCTACACATTTTTCAAGGGAATCGAAAAGCAAATCTCTCTTGACATTTCTGTGGCACCTCAATACATAAAATCATGCAGTTTTTCAATACACATGTAAATTTTCGTAACGAATAGGTTGTGGATGATGAAGAAACGTTTCTTGATCGCAGATAAAAGTATATTTGTTATGGAAATGTAAAACCGTTTTGGGTGTGATTTTTTCCTCcgtgcagcaacaacaaattgctgatgttgctgttgctgttggcgctgctgttgctgttgctgtcacACTGGccaccagcaacatcagcaaccaATGCCTCGGAACTGCGACTTGTTTTGGTGTgcagagcagagcagagcTCCTGGGCAACGAACGACTCTAGAGTTTTAGCTGCCAGCATTTTTGTGGTTAGCTGaacttgtttttgttgttgtaattgttgTTTATTAGCAACaagttttgcattttgattttttctctttttttttccctCATGCCAGTGGCCCCACAGCAATTCGCCGCATGTCGCATTGTTTGGCCGTGAGTCAATTCCGGAGCGGGATACTTATTCGCCATGGGTGTGActtcaaaataacaaaaaaaaccaaatcaaataaaggaaaagaaaaaataaaaacccgaTTCCAGCGACTGTCTGGCTAAAACATTCAAATGATCCCCGTGTGATTCAGCAAATAACTCAAAACAAACCCCAAAACAGAATAAGCAGAAATCGGTGAGCGATTTGGAAACTGGGTAAATAAGGCCATGCACCTTCAATCggcaaaaagcgaaaaaaaaaaagaataccaAATCTTGGCGGCAATAAGCCACAGCATCATGATCAACACAACGATCGGCAAATAgtaaaaaacgaaaacgaaacgaaagaaAACAAAGCGAGGGAAGACGAGAAAagtaaagaaaagaaaacgtctTGAAGAAACCAGCTCTCCAGAGATCACAGCGAAGATGCTCGACGCTCGATGCTCGATGCTCGACCTGGAGATGGAGATTCTTCGGTCGAGAGTTAAAAACTCACTCAGCCAGTAGAAATTGAATTGATGTTGGCCCCGCCGCCGCCAGCAGCAGACATCACGGGCTGGGCTGGGATATGAGGTCTGAAAACCGGATTGGCGACGAGCCTGGGCCCCAAAACGCAGGGTacctatatttataaatagccATAGCTTTCCGATACCACACAACCATATAGCATATAGTATGTGCAGTGAAATCTTCTAGCGGCTAAAGGGAAAACCAGAGGGTCAATCCGAGACAGGTAGTCCGAATTCATTAGGTTTTTATGGTTGAGGGTGGAAAAACGCAGCTGGACAAGTGTGAGTATTTCGTATttcgttttccttttcccaAGAAGCGACCCCGATTAGTTTCGATTTTACCTACCCTGTAGTTTTTGGTTCCAAAATCCAATGGGTCCCGCTCGTTGTTGCTTCGGTTGTATGGGTGCGTTGTTGCATACGTGTTAAGTAAATTCCAATATGTGGTCTGGACTGCCTCACGTATCTTGCAGATACTTGGGTTCAGATACTGGTTTTTGGGATTTCGTAAAGTTGCGAGAAGTGGTGTTGTTggtaatgatgatgatgcgccGATACGATGATGAGTAATCCCGGCAAAAGGGTAAACACTAGCACTTTTCACGCAGAATGTACACCACttcttctcctttttttttagagaTTTTCATACGGGGTAGTACAACCTTTTACACGCTCGATGGTTTTGTCAGCCATAAAACATTTGCCGCGAGAGGAATCACAAAAACATTATATACACTACATATATATCTCGGAAAAAACTACCTGACGCGAAGCGTGCGCCATAAAACTAAAGACAAACACTGaaactgctgttgctgttgctgctgttgttgttgtttttataacGCGGTCCGCTTACGTTCCGCTCGCGTTTATCCCTCTCTTTAACTCGCACTCGGACACGTCCACCTGCGTCGCCGTCTCAAAGTAAACTAAACTGAACTACGTTGAAAACAAGTTTTTGAAATGCTGCTCATGTTGCTGAACGGCGAACACACACGAATGCAGTGAATGTTGCTGGTacggcagcaacatgttgcatgttgccaGCAATGCGCGGgagttttgctttgctttgccGGCTTTTTGGCTGTGCCGGTCGTTGttcttgctgttgttgtcgctgATTCTCGTTGTTGGTCGTTGGCACTGCCCACACCCACCCAACCCCAATTTACTGCAGGGTAGTTCGCCTGCTCTCTATAAAGCATCTGCTGCAGGGGTATATTGAGTTTGCTATGTTCGAGGTGTGGGAGGATTATTAAATTTACGTATAAACAAGGACTAAAATCGATTCCCTCAAAGTTTGTTTTATTCATTAGTTCGGAGCGCAGTGCTTTGACGGTTCCCAGACTTTTATATATACCCATTCGAAGCTATTAAAACCAGTGATTGCTGAAGGAAAAATACTAATAGTAACTATGGTCCACTGGAAACAGATAAAACGGGAAATCAATAAAGTAACAAAGAAAATACTTAGGAAATGACTCAGTGTTTCTTTGTTAAACTCAGAATAAATCTCTGAATTAAGACAAAGCGCGAggatttatttatacattagTTGAAGAATGTAATATCATTGAAATATTGAGatcttaaaagaaattttaattttttttaaatattccacaTTGATCACAGGATATCCATCTTCAAAATGCGTTTTAATGTTCGAGACCTTTCTACAGTATTAACTTAGTCGAGTTGGTCTCTTAACTTATCAAAGTTGTTATTTTCCAAGCAGTGCTACATCCGTTTCGTATTTACACTGAACGAACACAATGAATGCGCTTATTTGTCCCTCTTCTCCAGCCCCTCGAGATGAAGCCGCCTGCCTGGCGCTAAATATTTGATGAAGCTGCAAAAGGCAGACAGAGAGGAAAAGATACGGATGCCAGATACCAGATACCAGATACCAGCTAACAGCTACCAACTACGACCAGATACAGGCCCAGATGGATAGAGATGGCTTGATGCATAGACAAGCTGTCTGCCAGTTGTAGCTTTCCCGCTTTTCATTTGCCAAATGCAAAATGGTTGTTCATCTCGGACATGTTTGCTCTCGACTGTCAACTGCTCGACGAAGTGGGAGTTTTTGGGTGGCAGGTCAGAGGTTATGATGGTTTCGTACCTCTCTTGTCATTTACCTCATTTGCACTTGAGAATTTATTTCGGCCTGCGGTGGGGTACAAATTCCGTTTGCATTTATTTACACTGACCTTTCCCTCGAGCActtagaaaaacaatttcgatttgaaaaaaaagtattttgatcatcgttaaaaataaaatatcgcttaagaaatattaaatatttaacaattttttactcTGTATATTTGGAGAcctttttcaattaattcattttttgttaTGAGTATtcaaaactaattaattatttaaaattaataaatttcccaAAGAAACTTTAAGAAGAAACtatcagaacaattttatATTGTATTCTTTTTGAATATCAaaattcctttcatttttAGCCCGAGTGGGAGGGaatatatcacccatatcaaCCGTGGATTTGCGcatgtttgtaataaaaagTCGATTTTACTAAAATCATTGGAATAAGTAACACAAATGCTTATCAAAATGACTTATATCTAAAactacaattataatcaatagtTAAGAGCTATCCAACAAGTTACCTCTTGATTACGAATAACCCTTAACAATTCTTTTCTATTTCGGAATATTGAAATTCCGAAaattctcattttatttttgcgagTGCATGCATTTCCATACTAGTTGTTGCTGTTGACTCTGCCATCGTTTATCTTATCTGAGGGGATGTCGTCGCCGGATGATGATAGTAGAGACAACGCCTTGCATTTGTCTTTACCTCTTTACCTCGACGGCCTCCTAGACCACCTCCTCCGCCCCCGAGATACCTCCATTATCCATGGCATATGTATGAATTGCTGGTGTGGCTGTTGGGCACATGTCTtggcatttccatttccatttgcattttcaacaATTGTCAATTGCGGAGGACGCACTGCAGCAATGCGCCGGGCAAAGGGACATTTGCATATGTAAGAGTGTGACGAGAGTACGTAACATTTGTCTGCACAACGACAAGCTCACTTTGATGCCATCAAAGCCGCCCCCGACTACCAGGAaaagcaacatcaacaacatcTACTACCAGCAACTGGGCAAAGTTTGTGCACATCCATTTCGTCTGGCTTTTGTTTGCCCCCGatggttgtgtgtgtgtttacaatttgcataaaactctaagcgaatttatttaaaaaccaagTTTATTTCTCTGCCTAGAGAGACCTGGTCATCGGCTTTAAGTTCACGCCCGAGAACCCAAGAACTCATCTCCTTGACAGTCATTACACAGTTTAGGTCCAGCCTGCTCTTTGAGCAGGTGCAGGTGCAGCTTGCATATTCATGGGGCCACCCAAACTAGATCCTAGGAGAAGAAGAAGGCCAGAGCTCATCACCTCTTCATTCCGCTGGGAAAAAGTTTTTCCGGCAAACAGAGTGGGTGAAGGTAGTGACCTCGTCGTCTGACGCCCGGCAAAtgaactttaattaaatgctaATAGTTAAAGTTGCTTTGAGCGCAGTTTTTAGCCAGAGTTTCGGAGTAAATACGCAGGGTGGGTAAACAGGATGCGGTGCAGTACCAGGCATCAGGAAGCCGGAAGTGCCAGAGGTGTGATCTCCAGCCAGGCACCACTTGACAAAATGTAACGGCCAAACTCTG
This portion of the Drosophila takahashii strain IR98-3 E-12201 chromosome 3R, DtakHiC1v2, whole genome shotgun sequence genome encodes:
- the Ubc87F gene encoding ubiquitin-conjugating enzyme E2 G1 translates to MSELQASLLLNRQLSELQRNPVEGFSAGLVSDSDVFKWEVVIIGPPDTLYEGGCFRAHLVFPKEYPLRPPRMKFITEIWHPNIDKAGDVCISILHEPGDDKWGYEKAEERWLPVHTVETILLSVISMLTDPNDESAANVDAAKEYRENYAEFKRKVTRCVRRSQEEV